A single genomic interval of Phocoenobacter uteri harbors:
- the nfsB gene encoding oxygen-insensitive NAD(P)H nitroreductase — translation MSILETAKQRYSAKVFDTTRKISDDDIHTLKTIFQLSPSSINIQPWHVLITDNQETKAKITQATQGYYAFNEQKILDASHIMVLCVKNEINQAHLDKLLAKEQADGRIPNDDILNMTKTLRDGFLASQSEHPEKLQAWAANQVYIALGQLLLATADMGIDAVPIEGFDVNILAETFNLTEKGLTPLTLVAFGYHSDADFNANLPKSRFELDDIFTTF, via the coding sequence GTGTCCATTTTAGAAACAGCAAAGCAGCGTTATTCAGCAAAAGTGTTTGATACAACACGTAAAATCAGTGATGATGATATTCATACATTAAAAACAATTTTTCAATTAAGCCCATCAAGTATCAATATTCAACCTTGGCACGTGTTGATTACGGATAATCAAGAAACCAAAGCGAAGATTACCCAAGCAACGCAAGGTTATTATGCGTTTAATGAGCAAAAAATTCTTGATGCCTCTCACATAATGGTTTTATGTGTTAAAAATGAGATCAATCAAGCACATTTAGATAAATTATTAGCGAAAGAGCAGGCTGATGGACGTATTCCAAATGATGATATTTTGAATATGACCAAAACCTTGCGTGATGGTTTTCTAGCAAGTCAAAGTGAACATCCTGAGAAATTGCAAGCTTGGGCAGCGAATCAGGTTTATATTGCATTAGGGCAACTTTTATTAGCAACTGCAGATATGGGTATTGATGCTGTGCCGATTGAAGGTTTTGATGTCAATATTTTAGCGGAAACCTTTAATTTAACAGAAAAAGGGTTAACACCTTTAACTTTAGTTGCATTTGGTTACCACAGTGACGCAGATTTTAATGCAAATTTACCAAAATCACGCTTTGAATTAGACGATATCTTTACCACATTCTAG
- a CDS encoding H-NS family nucleoid-associated regulatory protein, with protein sequence MAELFKILTNIRSLRKMANEYSLPELELALKKLTQVVEERKCDVKKRETAHKKYLENLSKYKKMLQEDGLTPEELASFLNSAKTGIKPRKKIKPRPAKYKYIDEFGNEKTWTGQGRTPKIIQKALNNGCLLTEFEI encoded by the coding sequence ATGGCAGAACTATTTAAAATACTTACAAATATTCGCTCGTTAAGAAAAATGGCAAATGAATATTCTTTACCAGAACTTGAATTAGCCTTAAAAAAATTAACACAGGTTGTCGAAGAAAGAAAATGCGATGTAAAAAAACGTGAGACAGCTCACAAAAAATATCTTGAGAATTTAAGTAAATATAAAAAGATGTTGCAAGAAGACGGATTGACGCCTGAAGAACTCGCTTCATTTTTAAATTCAGCCAAGACTGGCATTAAACCGCGTAAAAAAATAAAACCACGCCCTGCAAAATATAAATATATTGATGAATTTGGTAATGAAAAAACGTGGACAGGTCAAGGGCGAACACCAAAAATAATACAAAAAGCATTAAATAATGGTTGCTTATTAACTGAGTTTGAAATTTAA
- a CDS encoding LysR family transcriptional regulator, with product MDELKAIKYFNKVAETGSFSQSADFFGVPASSLSRRIADLEKKLQATLLQRTTRSVHLTEIGKTYYQHTQAVLSQLNLASDVVTNYQKQPQGELRISSMTIFGELFLLPLLEKFKQQYPDIVLNIYLSDELSDLNENDVDIAIRGGYVPNERIIAKKISSNEFVAMASPEYLAQYGIPKTALALKNHQGIYYRTPQGVTPWLTQIDGQWHNVSAPAVTISNNYNWLLDNLLTGKGIGFLPQWTVQNYLDTGELQILDINPKVTISTQGELGVYLLYQKHHYQIPKIKVAVDFLLSHLKFSE from the coding sequence ATGGATGAATTAAAAGCAATTAAATATTTCAACAAAGTCGCTGAAACGGGGAGTTTTTCTCAATCGGCTGATTTCTTTGGCGTGCCTGCCTCTTCTCTTTCTCGCCGGATTGCTGATTTAGAGAAGAAATTACAAGCAACATTGCTACAACGAACAACTCGAAGTGTGCATTTAACAGAAATTGGTAAAACTTATTACCAACATACCCAAGCGGTGCTATCTCAATTAAACTTAGCAAGTGACGTTGTCACGAATTATCAGAAGCAACCACAGGGCGAATTACGTATTAGCAGTATGACTATTTTTGGTGAACTCTTTTTATTGCCATTATTAGAGAAATTTAAACAGCAGTACCCTGATATCGTATTAAATATTTATTTAAGTGATGAATTATCAGATTTGAATGAAAACGATGTTGATATTGCAATTCGTGGGGGCTATGTGCCAAATGAACGCATTATTGCTAAAAAAATAAGTAGCAATGAATTTGTTGCAATGGCTTCGCCAGAATATCTAGCACAATATGGCATTCCAAAAACTGCCCTAGCATTGAAAAATCATCAAGGCATTTATTATCGTACGCCACAAGGTGTGACACCTTGGCTTACCCAAATTGATGGGCAATGGCACAATGTCTCCGCCCCTGCGGTAACAATTAGCAATAATTACAATTGGTTATTGGATAATTTATTAACAGGAAAAGGGATCGGATTTTTACCTCAATGGACGGTACAAAACTATTTAGACACAGGAGAATTACAAATTTTAGATATCAATCCTAAAGTGACTATTTCCACGCAAGGCGAGCTGGGTGTCTATCTGCTCTACCAAAAACATCATTATCAAATTCCTAAAATTAAAGTGGCGGTTGATTTTCTATTAAGCCATTTAAAATTCAGTGAATAA
- a CDS encoding Na+/H+ antiporter NhaC family protein, with translation MSFIDYSNSMWSLVPPLIALLLAIFTRRVILSLSIGIIVGAIMLNNADILNTLIYIKNSIISLVYDDGINSNSVNILLFLVILGVLTELLNISGSNQAFANWAQTKIKNRRGAKLMTASLVFFTFIDDYFHSLAVGAIARPVTDKFKISRAKLAYILDSTAAPMCVLMPISSWGAYIMTLVAGLLATHSITQYSPIEAFMTMSAMNFYAIFSIIMVFVVSYFSFDLASMTKFERKAQEQEDKIEEHSIEEGKVRNLILPIMALILGTVAMMIYTGYDALISDGKEFSILGAFENTTVGISLVIGGLLALGVATICILIDRKFRAINFTKVIFIGAKSMSGAILILCFAWTINGVVGDMHTGKYLSTLVAGNIDAAFLPAILFVLATGMAFSTGTSWGTFGIMLPIAASMAANTDPTLVLPCLSAVMAGAVCGDHCSPISDTTILSSTGARCNHIDHVTSQLPYALLVAFSTILGYLTLGFSNSILASLGVTMFTFITSIVIFKKND, from the coding sequence ATGAGTTTCATTGATTATTCAAATTCTATGTGGTCGTTAGTTCCACCTTTAATAGCACTATTACTTGCTATTTTTACGCGTAGAGTTATTTTATCGTTAAGTATAGGTATTATTGTTGGCGCTATTATGCTAAATAATGCAGACATATTAAATACCCTTATTTATATTAAAAATAGTATTATTTCATTGGTTTATGACGATGGAATAAATTCTAATAGCGTTAATATTTTACTCTTTCTTGTTATATTGGGTGTTTTAACAGAATTATTGAATATTTCTGGTAGTAATCAAGCTTTTGCAAACTGGGCTCAAACAAAAATTAAAAATCGTCGTGGTGCAAAATTGATGACTGCTAGTCTTGTTTTCTTTACTTTTATTGATGATTATTTTCATAGTTTAGCAGTTGGAGCCATTGCTCGCCCTGTCACGGATAAATTTAAAATTTCCCGAGCTAAACTTGCGTATATTTTAGATTCAACAGCAGCTCCGATGTGTGTGTTAATGCCCATTTCAAGTTGGGGAGCATATATTATGACTCTTGTTGCTGGTTTATTAGCTACGCATTCAATTACACAATATTCACCGATTGAAGCCTTTATGACGATGAGTGCGATGAACTTTTATGCTATTTTCTCAATTATCATGGTGTTTGTTGTCTCTTATTTTTCATTTGATTTAGCTTCAATGACAAAATTTGAACGCAAGGCTCAAGAACAAGAAGATAAAATAGAAGAGCATTCTATTGAAGAAGGAAAAGTTCGTAATTTAATATTGCCTATTATGGCTCTTATTTTAGGTACAGTTGCTATGATGATTTACACTGGGTATGATGCTCTCATTAGTGATGGTAAAGAGTTTAGTATTTTAGGTGCATTTGAAAATACAACTGTTGGTATTTCATTAGTTATCGGTGGGCTTTTAGCTTTAGGTGTTGCGACAATCTGTATTCTTATTGATCGTAAATTCCGTGCAATTAACTTTACAAAAGTTATTTTTATTGGTGCAAAATCAATGTCGGGAGCAATTTTAATTCTGTGTTTTGCGTGGACAATCAACGGTGTAGTTGGTGATATGCACACAGGAAAATACCTTTCAACTTTAGTTGCAGGTAATATTGATGCAGCATTCTTACCTGCTATTTTATTTGTACTTGCAACAGGCATGGCATTTTCAACAGGTACAAGCTGGGGAACATTTGGTATAATGCTACCAATTGCAGCTTCAATGGCCGCAAATACGGATCCAACGCTTGTATTGCCTTGTCTGTCTGCTGTAATGGCGGGAGCTGTTTGTGGCGATCATTGTTCTCCAATTTCAGATACAACCATTTTATCTTCAACTGGAGCAAGATGTAACCATATCGATCATGTAACATCGCAATTACCTTATGCTTTACTCGTTGCATTTTCTACAATACTTGGTTATTTAACTTTAGGATTTAGTAATTCGATACTTGCTAGTTTAGGTGTCACTATGTTTACATTTATTACATCCATTGTCATTTTTAAGAAAAATGATTAG
- a CDS encoding DUF6506 family protein, which translates to MKLSKYAFIMRDPSFEVPQSAQVDSPAFAMTVYGVGSMEQACDVAKELVAGGIQLIELCGAFKGEQIEQVITAIDGKVPVGHMEYSDVERKKLVDFFNS; encoded by the coding sequence ATGAAATTAAGTAAATATGCGTTTATTATGCGTGATCCAAGTTTTGAAGTGCCACAATCAGCCCAAGTAGATTCACCTGCTTTTGCAATGACGGTTTATGGTGTAGGTTCAATGGAACAAGCGTGCGATGTGGCTAAAGAATTAGTCGCGGGCGGTATTCAGTTAATTGAATTATGTGGTGCATTTAAAGGTGAGCAGATTGAGCAAGTGATCACTGCCATTGACGGTAAAGTGCCAGTAGGGCATATGGAATACTCAGATGTTGAGCGTAAGAAATTAGTGGATTTCTTTAATAGTTAA
- a CDS encoding aldehyde dehydrogenase family protein: MNIATIIEKQKAFFNTNQTKDVDFRLSQLRKLKQLLKENEKAIYSALHKDLAKSEFESYLTELSILYSELDFFIKKIKKFSKPKKVKTNLANFPAKSYRIPEPLGTTLVIGAWNYPLQLALLPALTALAAGNTVILKPSELASHTADIIAKLINQHFEPEYFYVYQGDVAETTELLSYRFDKIFFTGSSEVGRVVYQAAAKNLTPVTLELGGKSPAFVFADCDLKMTAKRLVWAKCLNAGQTCVSPDYVLVEKSIENAFCEAVKNEMQQRYSKPEVKIINEKHFSRIEKLIDKEKVFYGGVIDPQNQTVSPTILTHISFDDPIMQQEIFAPLLPVIAFDDLDETIDKVKKYEKPLSCYIFSKNQQKIDRLLTEISFGGGAVNDAIMHLSNHNLPFGGVGFSGIGSYHGKAGFDCFSHYKSILHKPFWFESSLKYPPYNKLKKKLLEFLVG; this comes from the coding sequence ATGAATATTGCGACCATTATTGAAAAACAAAAAGCCTTTTTTAATACGAATCAAACTAAAGATGTTGATTTTAGGCTTTCACAATTACGCAAATTAAAACAACTTTTAAAAGAGAATGAAAAAGCGATTTATTCCGCATTACATAAAGATCTGGCGAAATCTGAATTTGAAAGCTATTTGACGGAACTCTCAATTCTTTATTCTGAATTGGATTTTTTTATCAAAAAGATTAAAAAATTTAGCAAGCCAAAGAAAGTCAAAACCAATTTAGCGAATTTTCCTGCAAAAAGTTATCGCATTCCAGAGCCATTAGGCACAACCCTTGTGATTGGTGCGTGGAATTATCCGTTACAACTTGCGTTATTGCCTGCTTTAACCGCCTTAGCCGCAGGGAATACCGTTATTTTGAAGCCAAGTGAATTAGCCTCTCACACTGCTGACATTATTGCAAAACTGATTAACCAACATTTTGAACCTGAGTATTTTTATGTTTATCAAGGGGACGTGGCAGAAACCACAGAATTACTTTCTTATCGTTTTGATAAGATCTTTTTTACAGGAAGTAGTGAAGTGGGCAGAGTAGTGTATCAAGCGGCAGCAAAAAATTTAACCCCTGTTACTTTAGAACTTGGCGGAAAAAGCCCAGCCTTTGTTTTTGCAGATTGTGATCTAAAAATGACCGCTAAACGATTAGTTTGGGCAAAATGTTTAAATGCTGGGCAGACCTGTGTCTCACCAGATTATGTTTTGGTTGAAAAATCTATTGAAAACGCATTTTGTGAAGCTGTAAAAAATGAAATGCAACAGCGATATTCCAAACCAGAAGTCAAAATTATCAATGAAAAACATTTTTCAAGAATAGAGAAACTGATAGATAAAGAAAAGGTTTTTTATGGTGGTGTTATCGATCCACAAAATCAAACAGTATCGCCGACAATTCTAACTCATATTTCATTTGATGATCCGATAATGCAACAAGAAATTTTTGCTCCTTTATTACCTGTTATCGCCTTTGATGATCTAGATGAAACGATCGATAAAGTGAAAAAATACGAAAAACCACTCTCGTGTTATATTTTTAGTAAAAACCAACAAAAAATTGACCGCTTATTAACAGAGATTTCATTTGGCGGTGGGGCAGTGAATGATGCAATTATGCACCTTTCTAATCATAACTTGCCTTTTGGCGGTGTAGGTTTTAGTGGAATAGGGAGTTATCACGGCAAGGCTGGATTTGATTGTTTCTCGCATTATAAAAGCATATTACATAAACCATTTTGGTTTGAAAGTAGCTTGAAATATCCGCCTTATAACAAATTAAAGAAAAAACTATTGGAATTCTTAGTAGGATAA
- the truA gene encoding tRNA pseudouridine(38-40) synthase TruA: protein MKIALGIEYDGSHYFGWQKQQSVISVQEQLEKALSIIANSPVEVFCAGRTDSGVHGTGQVVHFETVAVRPLKSWCFGTNAHLPNDISVKWSVEVNEDFHARFSATARRYRYVIYNNNLRSAILPKGVSHYNMPLDHQKMHEAGQFLLGENDFSSFRAAQCQSNSPNRNVHHLNVTRIGQFVVIDIQANAFVHHMVRNIVGSLIEVGCGNQPVEWIKWLLEQKNRQLAAPTAKAAGLYLVDVHYPEVFNIPKTPLGPLFLPEIL from the coding sequence ATGAAAATCGCATTAGGTATTGAATACGACGGTAGTCACTATTTTGGGTGGCAGAAACAACAATCTGTAATAAGCGTTCAAGAACAATTGGAAAAAGCATTATCCATTATTGCTAACTCTCCCGTTGAGGTATTTTGTGCTGGGCGTACGGATTCTGGTGTACACGGTACAGGGCAAGTCGTCCATTTTGAAACAGTGGCTGTTCGTCCGTTAAAAAGCTGGTGCTTTGGTACAAACGCACATTTACCTAATGATATTTCGGTGAAGTGGTCTGTTGAAGTCAATGAGGATTTTCACGCTCGTTTTAGTGCCACTGCTCGCCGTTATCGTTATGTTATTTATAACAATAATCTTCGTTCTGCGATCTTACCAAAAGGCGTATCCCACTATAATATGCCGTTGGATCATCAAAAAATGCACGAAGCTGGACAATTCTTATTAGGAGAAAATGATTTTAGCTCATTTCGTGCAGCTCAATGTCAATCTAACAGCCCTAACCGTAATGTTCATCACTTAAATGTTACTCGTATAGGACAATTCGTAGTGATTGATATTCAAGCGAATGCTTTTGTTCATCATATGGTCAGAAATATTGTTGGTAGCTTGATTGAAGTGGGTTGTGGCAATCAACCTGTTGAATGGATTAAATGGTTATTGGAACAGAAAAACCGCCAACTTGCTGCACCAACCGCCAAAGCAGCAGGATTATATTTGGTCGATGTACATTATCCAGAAGTTTTTAATATCCCTAAAACACCGCTTGGCCCACTGTTTTTACCAGAGATTTTATAA
- a CDS encoding DoxX family protein, with amino-acid sequence MKKLFNTFMDNLAPVTMMVGRVLLGLYFVVPGIMKFAFWDMHIGLMQHHNMIFIPFLLATAGIVQIVLGSALIINRYTAFSALILAGLVILININLHDFWNFPAEQQNFIKNMAIFGGLLVLSGFSWKSSKK; translated from the coding sequence TTGAAAAAATTATTTAACACATTTATGGATAATTTAGCCCCTGTAACTATGATGGTTGGGCGAGTGCTACTTGGCTTATATTTTGTTGTACCAGGTATTATGAAATTTGCATTTTGGGATATGCACATTGGTTTAATGCAACATCACAATATGATTTTTATTCCTTTCCTTTTAGCAACGGCAGGAATTGTTCAGATTGTATTAGGCTCAGCCCTGATTATTAACCGTTATACCGCATTTTCAGCCTTGATTTTGGCGGGATTGGTTATTCTTATCAATATCAATTTACACGACTTTTGGAATTTCCCCGCAGAACAACAAAACTTTATTAAAAATATGGCAATTTTTGGTGGGTTATTAGTGCTTTCAGGATTTAGTTGGAAGAGCAGTAAAAAATAA
- a CDS encoding pertactin-like passenger domain-containing protein, protein MNSGKINLTFAPVENADKDSDTLFLTGGANANNLNVNKGTVILQGSPTPHAYDVDYKPVVYNNKTYTEKREVVYDDDYQNPAFKFANIAVKNGAKFAIGRNVANLTADITLEQNATANLGYTKNDKSFIENRYYGGSRDNTSTFTPQGFNAMPQTEIRGNLTVTDTAKVKFGSKANYQGAVTGAGNIELDHGSQVTLASGSNFTGSIKENEKPDLTVSASLYFGDDAKTSPFFEWERLRTNQPNNSTVTLNNSHLTLQDDAHWTLKEDTKVGELTLKDKGRITLNNNFDRSTTDHYRTLTTERFIGEGGQIDFLTDLSSQQGDKVLVNKNATGHTKFNVRDQGREPLNQNLTLFEVKGENTLTATLNTEGYVDLGAYRYHLNKNDKNYVLSATKQENNTKIDKDKSKKYKTNWHKAGVFAKTVNNFSDLPKDAQAKRDIEAQKQAKHKKAKANWKKAISKEIAVNKAKDILLDLPKDAQAKRDAEAQKQAKHEKAKANWQRVISKEIAVNKAKDILLDLPKDAQAKRDADAQKQAKYEKAKANWQKAISKGIAVDKAKETLLGLFKDTQAKRKAKETIVTSKPAKPSTHKNESKQQSATTSKTDVVKPPKKDVVETPKTPTVKVSQKDQISKYTNAGISSMQSGLNALLIADNNDVWNMPLYASAGHSSHFTKHKSEDYRDFSNDVANQHLTALYNSDGLTLGGQLNVNVAKSTFDDHIKGSNTHTRATLFAQKEFDSGLRVGANAGVTFAKNSIDGTTNTAVIPKVGMTVGQHFDVGNNWFVDLSGAGHYHQLPAQSMTYKGAKISNEHTGLFGYNVKSAMGYGIKQPQMDLNGSIFAEYAGFANSPKIYVNKEQNPTAFSSDFAPQARFGLNGNVKFGAMNLSLTGGISTGSSIGVSPFAGVDFGYKW, encoded by the coding sequence ATGAATTCGGGTAAAATCAATCTTACTTTTGCACCAGTGGAAAATGCAGATAAAGACAGCGATACGCTCTTTTTAACTGGTGGAGCAAATGCGAATAATTTAAATGTGAATAAAGGCACGGTTATTCTACAAGGTAGCCCAACACCGCACGCTTATGATGTAGATTATAAACCTGTTGTTTATAACAATAAAACATATACGGAGAAACGTGAAGTTGTCTATGATGACGATTATCAAAATCCTGCATTTAAATTTGCGAATATAGCGGTTAAAAATGGAGCAAAATTTGCAATAGGACGTAATGTAGCAAACCTAACAGCTGATATTACCCTTGAACAGAATGCAACTGCCAATTTAGGCTATACCAAAAATGATAAATCATTTATTGAAAACCGTTATTATGGTGGAAGCCGAGATAATACTTCAACCTTTACCCCACAAGGCTTTAACGCAATGCCACAAACTGAAATTCGTGGTAATTTAACTGTGACAGATACCGCAAAAGTAAAATTTGGTAGCAAAGCCAATTATCAAGGTGCTGTCACTGGGGCTGGTAACATTGAACTGGATCACGGTAGCCAAGTAACCCTTGCAAGCGGTTCAAATTTCACAGGAAGTATCAAAGAAAATGAAAAACCTGATTTAACTGTCAGTGCATCACTTTATTTTGGTGACGACGCTAAAACTTCGCCATTTTTTGAATGGGAACGTCTGAGAACTAACCAACCTAATAATAGCACTGTAACGCTTAACAATTCCCATTTAACATTACAAGATGATGCTCACTGGACGCTAAAAGAAGATACAAAAGTGGGCGAGCTAACCTTAAAAGATAAAGGTCGTATTACGCTTAATAATAATTTTGATCGCTCAACAACGGATCATTATCGTACGCTGACCACTGAGCGTTTTATTGGTGAAGGCGGACAAATTGATTTCCTAACTGATTTAAGTAGCCAGCAAGGTGATAAAGTACTTGTGAATAAAAATGCCACAGGTCACACTAAATTTAATGTGAGAGATCAAGGGAGAGAGCCACTCAATCAAAATTTAACGCTTTTTGAAGTAAAAGGCGAAAATACCCTTACTGCGACATTAAATACTGAGGGCTATGTTGATTTAGGCGCATATCGTTATCACTTAAATAAAAATGATAAAAATTATGTGCTGTCAGCAACAAAACAAGAAAATAATACAAAGATTGATAAAGATAAGTCTAAAAAATACAAAACCAACTGGCATAAGGCGGGGGTATTTGCGAAAACTGTCAATAATTTCTCAGACTTACCAAAAGACGCACAGGCAAAACGTGATATCGAGGCTCAAAAACAGGCTAAGCACAAAAAAGCAAAAGCGAATTGGAAAAAAGCGATTTCAAAAGAAATTGCGGTTAATAAAGCAAAAGATATTCTCTTAGACTTACCAAAAGATGCACAAGCAAAACGTGATGCCGAAGCTCAAAAACAGGCTAAGCACGAAAAAGCAAAAGCAAATTGGCAAAGAGTGATTTCAAAAGAAATTGCTGTTAATAAAGCAAAAGATATTCTCTTAGACTTACCAAAAGATGCACAGGCAAAACGTGATGCCGATGCTCAAAAACAGGCTAAGTACGAAAAAGCAAAAGCAAATTGGCAAAAAGCGATTTCAAAAGGAATTGCTGTTGATAAAGCAAAAGAGACTCTCTTAGGATTATTCAAAGATACACAAGCAAAACGTAAAGCTAAAGAGACGATTGTAACGTCAAAACCTGCTAAACCATCTACACATAAAAATGAAAGTAAGCAACAATCTGCAACGACATCAAAAACTGACGTGGTAAAACCACCTAAAAAAGACGTTGTAGAAACACCGAAAACCCCAACGGTTAAGGTCTCACAAAAAGATCAAATCAGTAAATATACTAATGCTGGGATTTCATCAATGCAATCTGGCTTAAATGCATTGTTAATCGCTGATAATAATGATGTATGGAATATGCCGCTTTATGCTAGTGCGGGGCATTCTAGTCATTTCACTAAGCATAAGAGCGAAGACTATCGTGATTTTAGCAATGATGTAGCAAATCAGCATTTAACAGCTCTTTATAATTCAGATGGATTAACACTGGGCGGACAATTGAATGTGAATGTAGCAAAAAGCACGTTTGATGACCATATCAAAGGTTCAAATACGCATACCAGAGCAACGTTATTTGCACAAAAAGAGTTTGATTCTGGGTTAAGAGTTGGTGCAAATGCAGGTGTCACTTTTGCCAAGAATAGTATTGACGGTACAACAAATACCGCTGTTATTCCAAAAGTTGGTATGACTGTTGGGCAACATTTTGATGTTGGGAATAATTGGTTTGTTGATCTCAGCGGTGCGGGACATTACCATCAACTTCCAGCACAATCTATGACTTATAAAGGTGCAAAAATCAGCAATGAGCATACCGGTTTATTTGGCTATAATGTTAAAAGTGCGATGGGTTATGGCATAAAACAGCCACAAATGGATTTAAACGGTTCAATTTTTGCTGAATATGCTGGTTTTGCAAATTCTCCAAAAATTTATGTAAATAAAGAACAAAATCCAACCGCTTTCAGCAGTGATTTTGCACCTCAAGCACGTTTTGGATTAAATGGAAATGTAAAATTTGGTGCAATGAATCTATCACTTACAGGGGGAATATCTACAGGTAGTAGTATTGGGGTATCGCCTTTTGCTGGAGTAGATTTTGGGTATAAATGGTAA
- a CDS encoding YgjV family protein — MNYIEILGYVAMVTVSLSFLLKDVTKLRFVNAIGCSLFIVYGFLTGAYPVMGLNIFVASINAYYIVKELKAKKAAK; from the coding sequence ATGAACTATATTGAAATTTTGGGCTATGTAGCAATGGTTACCGTATCTTTATCTTTTTTACTTAAGGATGTAACTAAACTTCGTTTTGTGAATGCGATTGGTTGTTCGCTATTTATCGTTTATGGATTTTTAACAGGTGCTTATCCTGTAATGGGGCTAAATATTTTTGTTGCCTCTATCAATGCTTATTATATTGTAAAAGAATTAAAAGCAAAGAAAGCTGCAAAATAA